GAGGTGCCGAACGCACGGGGTGGGGCGGCCGGCTGCCTCAGCCGCGGGCGAGGAAGTCGGCGGCGAGCCGCTTCGGCGCCTTGGTCAGCCAGGCGTCGGTGACCGCCTCGCGCAGCTCGGCCACCCCGACCCGGACGAGGTCGCGCTCGAGCAGCAGCACCGCGGCGTACCCGTCCCAGTGCGGCGTCGTGAACCACGGGCTGTCCGGGTCCCCGACCATCGCCTCCTTGTCCTGCGCCGTGCACGAGAAGACGAGGACGTCCTCGTACCGCTCGCCCGTCCCGGGGTCCACGGCATCCTTGCGCGGCTCCCGGGCGAACACGAAGGCCTTGCCGCGCACAAGGTAGCTCGGCCGGCCTCCCGTCGCGGGGTCGCGCGTCACCTCGGGCAGCGCCAGGGCCGCCTCGTCGATGGCGCGCAGCCCGGCCGCCCGTGATCGAGCCATGGGCGCAACGGTAGCGACGCCCGGACCGTGTCGGGAAGTGGCCTCTCGACGGTGAAGGCGGCGGATGCCGGGGGGCCCGGCGGGCGCGTCAGGCGAGGTGGTCGTCGACGAGGCGGGAGGCCAGCGCGGTGTACGTCTGCGGGGTGAGGGCGACGAAGCGGGCCTCGACGTCGGCGGGCAGGCCGAGGCCGCGGACGAACTCCCGCAGGTCGCCCCCGTCGATGCGGCGGCCGCGGGTCAGCTCCTTGAGCCGCTCGTAGGGCTCATCCATGCCGGGGACCCCCTGGGCGCCGAGGGCCCGCATCGCCGACTGGATCGGCTCGCCGAGTACCTCCCAGTTGCGCTCGAGGTCGGCGGCCATCGCCTCCGGCACGGCGTCGAGCCCCGACAGGCCGCGGGCGACGTTGTCGAGGGCGAGCAGGCTGTGCCCGAAGGCCGTCCCGATGTTGCGCTGCATCGAGGAGTCGGTGAGGTCGCGCTGCAGCCGGCTCTGCACGAGGGTGCTGCCCAGCACGTCGAGCAGCGCGTTGCTGACCTCGAGGTTGGCCTCGGCGTTCTCGAAGCGGATCGGGTTGACCTTGTGCGGCATCGTGCTCGAGCCGACGGTCCCCTGGCCGCGCACCTGGGCGAAGTAGCCCATCGAGATGTACGTCCAGACGTCCGTGCAGAGGTTGTGCAGGATGCGGTTGAAGCGCGCGACGTCGGCGTAGAGCTCGGCCTGCCAGTCATGGCTCTCGATCTGGGTGGTCAGCGGGTTCCACTCCAGGCCGAGGCCTTCGACGAACTCACGCGAGACAGCGGGCCAGTCGACGTCGGGCAGGGCGAGGGCATGGGCGCCGAACGTGCCCGTGGCGCCGTTGAACTTGCCGAGGTACTCCTGGCCGTCGATGCGCCGTAGCTGACGACCCAGGCGGTGGGCGAGCACGGCCAGCTCCTTGCCCATCGTCGTCGGCGTCGCCGGCTGGCCGTGGGTGTGCGCGAGCAGCGGCACGTCCTTGAGCTCCCGGGCCATCGACGAGACCTGCTCGACGAGAGCGCGCGCCTTCGGCAGCCAGACCTGTTCGACGGCGCCCTTGACCATGAGGGCGTACGAGAGGTTGTTGACGTCCTCGCTCGTGCAGCCGAAGTGGATGAGCTCGGCCAGCCCGCGGTCGGTGTCGGCCGGGGCGATCCGGGTCAGGCGCTCCTTGAGGAAGTACTCGACGGCCTTGACGTCGTGCACGGTGACGCGCTCGATCTCGCCGAGCTCGGCCACCTCCGCCGGCCCGAAGTCGGTGACGACCGCACGGAGTGCCTCCACCTCGTCGTCGGTCAGCGACCGCACGCCAGGCACCACGCCGTGCGTCGTCTGGAACACGAGCCACTCGACCTCGACGTGCACCCGCCGGCGGTTGAGCGCCGCCTCGGACAGGTGGTCGACGAGCGGAGCGACGGCGCCGCGGTAGCGGCCGTCGAGCGCCCCGAGTGCGATGGGCGGGTCGGCGTCGGCGAGGGAGACCATGCGGTCATCCTCCCAGAGCGTCGGCCCCCGGCTCGACCGTCGCCACGTGCAGCAGTGAGAACGTCTCGCCCTCCGGTCCGGCGACGAGGGCCACCCGCCCGCGTACCGCGTCCGCGGGCGCGACGACGACCGTGCCGCCGAGCTGCTCGACGCGGGCCGCGGCCTCGTCGCAGTCGGCCACCCCGAGGTAGGTCATCCAGTGCGACGGCACGTCCGTCGGCGTCGCAGAGGGGATGCCGCCCACCCCGGCCACGTGCGTGGGTTCGCCTGCCGTGTGGGCGGGCTCACCGGCATCCGCCGTGACGGTCGAGCCGGGGGCACCGGTGTCGTCACCGGTGTCGTCGCCCTTGTCGTCGTCACCCTCGTCGGCCTCGGCGAGGGTCGCCAGGCTGTACTGGTACGTGCGGTCGCCGACCTCCTCGAGCTGCCAGCCGAAGACGTCGCGGTAGAAGGCGAGGGAGGCGGGGTAGTCGCGGGTCAGCGTCTCGCTCCAACAGACGGAGCCGGGCTCGCCGACGAGGCTCGCGCCCCGGTGGGAGATGCCCTTCCACAGCCCGTACACGGCGCCGGCCGAGTCGGCACCGAGCGCCACCTCGGCCAGCTCGAGCACCGCACGGGGGTCGACGTAGAAGGTGCCACCTGCGGCGCGGGCCGCGCGGGCCGTCTTCTCGGCGTCGGTCGTGGCGAGGTAGGTCGTCCACGTCGACACGGTGCGCCCGCGTGACGGGTCCTTCTGCGACAGGCCCGCCACGGCGTGACCACCGAGGGTGGCCGTGACGTACGGCCCGGCGTCACCCGGTACCGGCTCGAAGACCCAGCCGAAGAGCCCGCCGTAGAAGCGCTGGGCCCGCTCGAGGTCGTCGACGAGCACGTCGGCCCAGCACGGGGTCCCCGGGGCGGAGGCGTCGGTGTCGACCGGCACGGTGGTCTCCTCGTCGTCTCGTCACGCTGGGGCCGCCACCACGACGGGGACGGTTGGGTTGGTCTTGGCGTCGGCGCGGATCGTTCGTCGCCGCAACGCTACTCAGTCGTCGGTGACGAGGAGGGAGAAGGTCTCGCCCTCGGGCCCGCGCACCACGGCGGCGACCCCGAACGGGCCGTCGTAGGGGCCCTGCACGAGGCTACCCCCGTGCTCGAGCACCGCGGCGACGCTCGGCACGACGCTGGTCGTCGCGAAAGCGACGAGCCAGTGCGCGCGGATGTCGGCGGGGAACTGCGGACCGATCTCCGACAGCCCGTACGCCGGGTTGCCGTCGCTCGTGCGGGCCAAGGCCCACCGGGGGCCGGTGGGCTCGCCCTCCTCCTCGAAGCGGTGGTCGAAGGCGGCGCCGGCGAAGGCCTGCACCGGCTCGTACTCGCGGGTGAGCAGCTCGTTCCACGCCAGGGCACCGGGCTCGTCGAGCACGCCGCAGCCGCGCAGGGTGCCGGCTTGCCACAGCCCGACGTGAGCCCCACCGGGGTCGCGGACGATGGCGGTGGTGGCCAGCGGGCCGAGACGGGCGGGCCGCCCGAGGACCCGCCCACCGGCATCCGCGACGGTGCGCGAGCTGGCCTCGAGGTCTCGCACCGCGAGATAGGTGGTCCACTGGCTGGGCACCGGGGCGTCGGCGGGGCGGCGGCTCAGGCCGGCGACGGGGTGGTCTCCGAGCATGGCGAGCGTGTACCCGCCGGTCCGGTCGTCACCCTCGCGCCACTGCCAGCCGAGCACGGCGGAGTAGAACTCCCGCGCCCGGGACACGTCGGTGGCGAGCAGGTCGAGCCAGCAGGGGGCGCCGGGTGGGTAGTCGGGGGCGCCGAGGTCGAGGTCGTCGGCCATGGGTCAGGTCCGTCCCGAGGGTGAGGGGCGCCCGCTGTCCGCCCCGCGGGACGGCTCGTCGGCCAGCTGCTGCTCGAGGTGCTCGAGCACGCCGCGGCAGGCCCGCTCGACCTCGGCGAAGCAGCGCGCGAACTCCGGCTCTCCGCCGTACCAGGGGTCGCTCGTCTCGAGCGTTCCCTCGGCCACGGCCGTGGGGTCGAACTCGCGGGTGAGGTGGATCTTCGCGCGGTTGTGCGGCGTCCCGGCGGCCCGCTGGAGGAAGCGGACGTGGCCCTCGTCGGAGGCGAGCACGAGGTCGAGGTCGTCGAACTCGGTGACGTCGAACTCGCGGGCCCGGTGACCGGTGCCGTCGTAGCCGTGCTCGGCCAGCACCTCGATGGTGCGGGGGTCGGCCTGCTCGCCGACGTGCCAGTCGCCGGTGCCGCTCGAGGTGATCGCGACCCGGTCGGCGAGGCCGGCGTCGTCGACCAGCCGCTCGAGGATGACGTGCCCCATGGGTGACCGACAGATGTTGCCGCTGCACACGAACGTCACGCGGATGGGGCGGGCGGGCATGGCCCCCATTGAAACACCGACGCCACCGCGCGTCTCGACCTGGTCTCGTGACGGCTCGCCGTGTTGGCCCGGCGTCGCCCGCCGCGGTCCGGATGCCGGTCGGCGGGCAGGGCGGTCGGCCGTGCGGTCGGCCGTGCGGTCGGCCGTGCGGTCGGCAGAGTCGTCGGCTCTGTCGGTGGCCGGTGCCATGGTCTGCGCATGAGCACGACAGCCCTCGAGAGCCTCTGCGAACGACTCTGCGCCGCGGTCGCCGCCGGTGACCTCGACGCCGTCGTCGACCTCTACGCCGCCGACGCCGTCGTCAGCCTGGCGCACGGGCGGGAGGCGGCGGGCTCGGCCGCCATCCGCGCGGCGTGGGCCGCCGCCCTTGCCTCCGGGCTCGACCTCACCGGCGGCGGGGTCTCGTCCACCCGCGTCGTCGTCTGCGGCGCGCTGGCCATGACCTCGGCCACCGGCTCCGACGGCGTCGTCCGCACGCAGGTGGCCCGGCTCGTCGACGGGCGCTGGACGTGGTGGCGCGACGGCAGCCACCTCGCCCACGTCGAGCTGCCGCCCGCCGGCGAGGTGGGAGCAGAGGTGGGCGCAGAGGTCGCCCTCGAGGTGGCGTAGGTTCGAGCGAGTGACACCTCCGCCCGACCCGGGGACCGACCCGCTCGTCGACCCCTTCGGTGACCCGCTCGGTGACCCGCTCGGTGACCCGCAGACGCTGCCCGGTCCGGGTGGCACGCCCACCCCTCGTCGGTCGCACTTCGTCGACGTCACGCCCCTGCGGGTCAGCCCCGCCTTCGCGCGGCTCTGGTTCGGCAACTCGCTCGCGGGTGTCGGCACCTTCGTGAC
This is a stretch of genomic DNA from Terracoccus luteus. It encodes these proteins:
- a CDS encoding VOC family protein, which codes for MADDLDLGAPDYPPGAPCWLDLLATDVSRAREFYSAVLGWQWREGDDRTGGYTLAMLGDHPVAGLSRRPADAPVPSQWTTYLAVRDLEASSRTVADAGGRVLGRPARLGPLATTAIVRDPGGAHVGLWQAGTLRGCGVLDEPGALAWNELLTREYEPVQAFAGAAFDHRFEEEGEPTGPRWALARTSDGNPAYGLSEIGPQFPADIRAHWLVAFATTSVVPSVAAVLEHGGSLVQGPYDGPFGVAAVVRGPEGETFSLLVTDD
- a CDS encoding VOC family protein; its protein translation is MPVDTDASAPGTPCWADVLVDDLERAQRFYGGLFGWVFEPVPGDAGPYVTATLGGHAVAGLSQKDPSRGRTVSTWTTYLATTDAEKTARAARAAGGTFYVDPRAVLELAEVALGADSAGAVYGLWKGISHRGASLVGEPGSVCWSETLTRDYPASLAFYRDVFGWQLEEVGDRTYQYSLATLAEADEGDDDKGDDTGDDTGAPGSTVTADAGEPAHTAGEPTHVAGVGGIPSATPTDVPSHWMTYLGVADCDEAAARVEQLGGTVVVAPADAVRGRVALVAGPEGETFSLLHVATVEPGADALGG
- a CDS encoding nuclear transport factor 2 family protein; this encodes MSTTALESLCERLCAAVAAGDLDAVVDLYAADAVVSLAHGREAAGSAAIRAAWAAALASGLDLTGGGVSSTRVVVCGALAMTSATGSDGVVRTQVARLVDGRWTWWRDGSHLAHVELPPAGEVGAEVGAEVALEVA
- a CDS encoding low molecular weight protein-tyrosine-phosphatase — translated: MPARPIRVTFVCSGNICRSPMGHVILERLVDDAGLADRVAITSSGTGDWHVGEQADPRTIEVLAEHGYDGTGHRAREFDVTEFDDLDLVLASDEGHVRFLQRAAGTPHNRAKIHLTREFDPTAVAEGTLETSDPWYGGEPEFARCFAEVERACRGVLEHLEQQLADEPSRGADSGRPSPSGRT
- the purB gene encoding adenylosuccinate lyase, whose amino-acid sequence is MVSLADADPPIALGALDGRYRGAVAPLVDHLSEAALNRRRVHVEVEWLVFQTTHGVVPGVRSLTDDEVEALRAVVTDFGPAEVAELGEIERVTVHDVKAVEYFLKERLTRIAPADTDRGLAELIHFGCTSEDVNNLSYALMVKGAVEQVWLPKARALVEQVSSMARELKDVPLLAHTHGQPATPTTMGKELAVLAHRLGRQLRRIDGQEYLGKFNGATGTFGAHALALPDVDWPAVSREFVEGLGLEWNPLTTQIESHDWQAELYADVARFNRILHNLCTDVWTYISMGYFAQVRGQGTVGSSTMPHKVNPIRFENAEANLEVSNALLDVLGSTLVQSRLQRDLTDSSMQRNIGTAFGHSLLALDNVARGLSGLDAVPEAMAADLERNWEVLGEPIQSAMRALGAQGVPGMDEPYERLKELTRGRRIDGGDLREFVRGLGLPADVEARFVALTPQTYTALASRLVDDHLA
- a CDS encoding MmcQ/YjbR family DNA-binding protein, translated to MARSRAAGLRAIDEAALALPEVTRDPATGGRPSYLVRGKAFVFAREPRKDAVDPGTGERYEDVLVFSCTAQDKEAMVGDPDSPWFTTPHWDGYAAVLLLERDLVRVGVAELREAVTDAWLTKAPKRLAADFLARG